From the Solanum pennellii chromosome 4, SPENNV200 genome, one window contains:
- the LOC107017747 gene encoding uncharacterized protein LOC107017747 gives MANIDEERKQVIKHSVKKLTEERGGRGESSFLNNNNSSGSKEEGELTASDNDDRNVCSTDQLTSSVSAPLERQVHVDTVNGNSQDTQAEKNTSSSKMGCSIDAPSSTPHESAHPKSSKKNREHFVPFLISFSDESGSDCENSGRKKISASKNRTFAEDKFIKPPAPAPRRPQKLQKITRNEAKLMPSKGAVSQNVSSLLTKPNGGTYGNAARLHSFTKFNNSNKVATLDHGKRANVHLNSSKLHDLRQMIAIRENQLNLERLQNTKKLTSASCRDVNLVNKRNLVVRASRETTNDNLQELQEPDKKRKKIVSSNPSWGFSNSHEIMSMVIGSKKCALKDSCQLEPADRSSPGEKYPSCSVIAGQLKQKEYQGASSSTNPSLTLKDGIDTVRNLNQSSSNSSKEIASKAANKLDKTEHAAELCSQYNQPLLPKKVSSGLAGVNVTEKSGSNLVRSNENTQKPSPDGNNIAAFTNGAGSNAVANVTSLNFPSFWNFCDKPNISGSNRIDLQPLLNLEELQDKELEEAQEYRRKCEIEERNVLKSYRKAQRALIEANARCSHLYSRREQYSAQLRDLMMGNPNLLLSCGFPDETGIGLGSLHAISDVNLHSVPSSSCAVQPTFDFNNQHEANLNVHPNNVALQNVSSFQEHYNLASDPCSEPDCITFKPHKEDNGANNMCSPSEDFSMSRNEDEGTFLFEDKSPENHLDYQGKEKSIVDMDKNMNNTSEGQSTMDNSQDSLILEATLRSQLFERLRMRTLCQKECPQESLEAVAEGSTENNELVGRVVMGDRLCSDSEREIEPQQGSDFQGRDVMSTMFKMPAEVDRQCNNEKFDSTSASPSSYICLDSCINTSNDKSQFASSFTFSYPILKSAILDFKASDSMDLLKLQIENSSVQTSHDQGEDNFGSSTIPSISSAVSVEAASLDLIGSKSGSYSCNFTIDPLWPLCIFELRGKCNNPECSWQHVRDYSSGSRMKVTLDNDDRVGSPIQGQLSSAERTLTKSLDCLGLAPPTYLVGLDVLKADLQSCKSILSHEYSQLWVKCFSLTFVLSSQLPTDLPFDGPLFHGANARVEVQGGWNRQSLYFQSRNGSSGPCKELSADDDQIVEMALLNLSQEANKPKGRSQALKLLARALEVNPTSAVVWIVYLLLYYSSQKSIGKDDMFKCAVEHAEGSYELWLLYINSRTQLDERLAAYDAALLALCRHASVSDRNALLASDGILDILLQMMNCLCMSGNIATAIDKINELYPTEEKSDSPFRLSLPDIITCLTISDKCVFWVCCVYLVVYRKLPVTVLQRFEYQKELSSIDWPSTDLTFDEKQRGVSLMELAVDSLALYIDRESLEAEANLRAAHLFSVNHVRCVVVLKGLECSKSLLENYVTLYPSCLELVLMLARAEYDFADGSFEGFEDALDNWFDEVPGVQCLWNQYVQCALQDRKRDFVEGLMARWFQFSWKHKYSQNSCLGAVDSDNSQSLPESASVSDIAALFSSSSPNDYVFGMLNCSIYKLLQNDYTEAQLAIDRALEAASAESYNHCVRERLLFPRAENLDNDGKVLRLLSGYLADKRASITSEPLSRQFIQRIKKPRVRQLVGKLLCPVSSEPSMVNTVLEAWYGPSLLPEKKDELTNFVDMVESLMGMLPSNYHLAICVCKQITKTSSPANTSGGVSFWGSALLISALFQAVPVAPEYVWVEAADILHDLTGSPSLSVSFLKRALSVYPFSVMLWKSYLSLSEAEGNSEAVKEAAMAKGIELQ, from the exons ATGGCGAATATCGACGAAGAGAGGAAACAGGTCATAAAGCATTCGGTAAAAAAACTTACTGAGGAACGAGGAGGAAGAGGAGAATCTTCGTTTCTGAACAACAACAATTCCTCAGGAAGCAAAGAAGAAGGAGAACTTACTGCATCTGATAACGAT GATCGAAATGTTTGTTCCACCGATCAGCTTACGAGCAGTGTTTCTGCTCCATTGGAGCGGCAGGTTCACGTTGATACAGTGAATGGGAATTCTCAGGATACTCAGGCAG AAAAAAATACTTCTTCCAGCAAAATGGGTTGCTCAATTGATGCGCCTTCTAGTACACCTCATGAATCAGCTCATCCGAAGAGTTCTAAAAAGAATCGAGAGCATTTTGTACCGTTTCTGATAAGCTTCTCAGATGAAAGTGGCAGTGACTGTGAAAATTCTGGACGGAAGAAGATTTCAGCAAGTAAAAACAGAACCTTTGCTGAGGATAAATTTATTAAACCACCAGCACCTGCTCCTCGAAGACCTCAGAAATTGCAAAAGATTACTAGAAATGAGGCAAAGTTGATGCCAAGCAAAGGGGCTGTAAGTCAGAATGTTTCTTCTTTATTGACCAAACCTAATGGAGGCACTTACGGAAATGCTGCCCGCTTGCATAGCTTTACAAAGTTTAACAACTCAAATAAGGTAGCTACCCTTGACCATGGGAAAAGAGCAAATGTACATCTGAACTCTAGTAAACTTCATGACTTGCGCCAAATGATCGCGATTCGCGAGAATCAATTAAATCTTGAGAGATTACAGAATACCAAAAAGTTAACTTCAGCTTCGTGTAGGGATGTAAATCTTGTCAATAAAAGGAATTTGGTGGTGAGGGCATCTAGAGAAACTACTAATGATAATTTACAGGAACTACAAGAACCAGATAAGAAACGCAAAAAAATTGTTTCGTCAAATCCAAGTTGGGGTTTCTCAAACTCCCATGAAATTATGTCTATGGTTATAGGATCAAAAAAGTGTGCATTAAAGGATTCCTGTCAACTGGAACCAGCTGATCGTAGCAGTCCTGGAGAAAAATATCCGTCTTGTTCAGTCATTGCTGGACAACTGAAACAAAAAGAGTATCAGGGcgcttcttcttcaacaaatccATCTCTCACTCTCAAAGATG GTATTGATACCGTAAGGAATCTCAATCAGAGTTCCAGCAATTCGTCAAAAGAAATTGCAAGTAAAGCTGCCAATAAATTG GACAAGACAGAGCATGCTGCTGAACTTTGTAGTCAGTACAATCAGCCTCTTTTACCGAAGAAAGTGAGTTCTGGGCTTGCTGGTGTTAATGTAACTGAAAAGAGCGGCAGCAATCTAGTCAGATCTAATGAAAACACACAGAAGCCTTCTCCCGATGGTAACAACATTGCAGCCTTCACCAATGGTGCGGGCAGCAATGCTGTGGCCAATGTT ACATCTCTGAACTTTCCAAGCTTTTGGAACTTCTGTGACAAGCCGAATATTAGTGGAAGCAACAGAATAGACTTGCAACCGCTGTTGAATTTAGAAGAACTGCAAGATAAAGAACTGGAAGAAGCACAGGAATATCGCCGCAAGTGCGAGATTGAAGAAAGAAATGTTCTGAAATCTTACCGAAAAGCTCAAAGGGCCTTGATTGAAGCTAATGCTAGATGCTCTCACCTATACAGTAGAAGAGAACAGTACTCAGCCCAGCTTCGAGATCTTATGATGGGAAATCCAAATTTGTTGCTGTCTTGTGGGTTTCCTGATGAGACTGGAATTGGATTGGGCTCCTTACATGCAATTTCTGATGTTAATTTGCATTCAGTTCCCTCTTCAAGTTGTGCAGTGCAGCCTACGTTTGACTTCAACAATCAACATGAAGCCAATTTAAATGTCCATCCAAATAATGTCGCTCTTCAAAACGTCTCCAGTTTTCAGGAGCATTACAATTTGGCATCTGATCCCTGCAGCGAGCCTGATTGTATCACATTCAAGCCTCATAAGGAAGATAATGGTGCAAATAACATGTGCTCCCCTTCTGAGGATTTCAGTATGTCTCGTAATGAGGATGAAGGGACATTTCTGTTCGAAGATAAATCTCCAGAAAACCATCTGGACTAtcaaggaaaggaaaaatccaTAGTTGACATGGACAAGAATATGAACAATACATCAGAGGGGCAATCAACGATGGATAATTCTCAGGATTCTTTAATCCTTGAAGCAACTTTGCGCTCTCAGCTTTTTGAAAGACTAAGGATGAGAACTTTGTGCCAGAAGGAGTGCCCACAAGAGAGCCTGGAAGCCGTAGCTGAAGGAAGCACagaaaataatgagcttgtgggaaGGGTGGTAATGGGCGATAGATTATGCTCCGATTCAGAGCGAGAGATTGAGCCACAACAAGGATCTGATTTTCAAG GTCGTGATGTGATGAGTACGATGTTTAAGATGCCTGCTGAGGTGGACCGTCAGTGCAACAATGAGAAGTTTGATTCTACTTCTgcatcaccttcctcttatatTTGTTTAGATAGTTGTATCAACACAAGCAATGACAAATCTCAGTTTGCAAGCTCATTCACCTTTTCATATCCTATTTTGAAGAGTGCTATCTTAGACTTCAAGGCTTCAGATTCCATGGATCTACTCAAATTACAGATTGAAAATTCCAGTGTACAAACTTCTCATGATCAGGGGGAAGACAATTTTGGTAGCAGCACCATTCCAAGCATTTCAAGTGCGGTCTCAGTTGAAGCAGCTTCACTGGATTTAATTGGCAGTAAGAGTGGGTCTTACTCTTGCAATTTTACCATTGACCCGCTTTGGCCACTTTGTATCTTTGAACTTCGGGGAAAATGCAATAATCCTGAGTGTTCTTGGCAACATGTTAGAGACTACTCTTCTGGCAGTAGAATGAAGGTGACATTGGATAATGATG ACAGGGTTGGATCACCAATTCAAGGACAGCTATCTTCTGCCGAAAGAACTCTTACCAAGTCACTTGACTGCCTTGGTTTGGCTCCCCCAACTTATTTGGTTGGCTTGGATGTTCTGAAAGCTGATCTGCAGTCATGTAAATCCATTCTAAGTCATGAGTACAGCCAACTGTGGGTGAAGTGTTTCAGTCTTACCTTTGTTCTCTCTAGTCAGCTGCCCACTGATTTACCATTTGATGGGCCGTTATTTCATGGCGCTAATGCTCGTGTTGAGGTCCAGGGTGGTTGGAATAGGCAATCACTTTATTTTCAAAGCAGAAATGGATCATCG GGTCCATGCAAGGAACTATCCGCTGATGATGACCAGATTGTAGAGATGGCTCTTCTTAATCTCAGTCAGGAGGCTAATAAACCGAAGGGAAGATCACAG GCTCTTAAACTCCTTGCTCGAGCTTTGGAAGTTAATCCTACATCAGCAGTTGTCTGGATTGTTTACCTGTTACTTTACTATAGCAGTCAGAAGTCCATTGGAAAGGATGACATGTTCAAATGTGCG GTTGAGCACGCTGAAGGCTCTTACGAACTCTggcttttatatataaatagtcGAACACAGCTGGATGAGAGGCTGGCTGCGTATGATGCTGCACTCTTGGCCCTGTGTCGCCATGCATCTGTATCTGACAGAAATGCTCTTTTAGCCAGTGATGGCATATTGGATATACTTTTGCAGATGATGAATTGTCTGTGCATGTCTGGAAATATTGCTACAGCTATTGATAAAATCAATGAGCTATATCCCACAGAAGAGAAATCTGATAGCCCGTTCAGACTGTCTCTTCCTGATATCATTACATGCTTAACCATTTCTGATAAATGTGTTTTCTGGGTCTGTTGTGTCTACTTGGTTGTGTACAGGAAACTTCCTGTGACCGTTCTGCAGCGATTTGAATATCAGAAAGAACTTTCTTCCATAGATTGGCCgtctactgacttgaccttTGATGAGAAGCAACGTGGTGTCTCTCTGATGGAATTAGCAGTAGATTCTCTAGCATTATACATCGATAGAGAGTCTCTTGAAGCTGAAGCAAATCTCAGGGCAGCACACCTGTTTTCAGTCAATCATGTTAGATGTGTAGTGGTGCTTAAGGGTTTAGAATGTAGTAAGAGTTTGTTAGAGAACTATGTCACGTTGTATCCATCGTGTCTAGAACTTGTTCTGATGTTAGCTCGGGCAGAGTATGATTTTGCAGATGGAAGTTTTGAAGGTTTTGAAGATGCATTAGATAACTGGTTTGATGAAGTTCCTGGAGTTCAATGTCTTTGGAACCAGTATGTCCAATGCGCACTCCAAGACAGGAAAAGAGATTTTGTTGAGGGATTAATGGCTCGGTGGTTCCAATTTTCATGGAAACACAAATATTCCCAAAATAGTTGTCTGGGTGCTGTAGATAGTGATAACTCCCAGTCTTTACCAGAGTCTGCTTCAGTATCTGATATTGCTGCTCTCTTTTCCAGTTCTAGCCCGAATGATTATGTATTTGGGATGCTGAACTGTTCCATCTATAAGCTATTACAAAATGACTATACTGAAGCTCAATTAGCCATTGATAGAGCATTGGAGGCTGCTTCTGCTGAAAGTTACAATCACTGTGTGAGAGAACGTCTTTTGTTTCCGCGTGCAGAGAATTTGGACAATGATGGGAAAGTATTGAGACTTCTGTCTGGTTATTTGGCTGATAAGCGTGCTTCCATCACATCTGAGCCATTGTCCAGACAATTCATCCAAAGAATTAAGAAGCCTAGAGTCCGGCAGCTAGTTGGCAAATTGTTATGTCCGGTGTCATCGGAGCCTTCCATGGTCAACACAGTTCTGGAAGCATGGTATGGTCCATCTCTCTTACCTGAAAAGAAAGACGAACTCACCAACTTTGTTGACATGGTTGAGAGCTTAATGGGGATGCTTCCTTCCAACTATCATCTGGCAATTTGTGTATGCAAGCAGATTACGAAAACCTCAAGTCCAGCAAACACTTCTGGTGGCGTCTCCTTCTGGGGAAGTGCTCTATTGATAAGTGCATTATTTCAAGCTGTTCCCGTTGCGCCAGAATATGTATGGGTAGAAGCTGCAGATATTTTGCATGATCTTACAGGTTCCCCGTCCCTATCCGTCAGTTTCCTGAAGAGAGCTCTGTCTGTATATCCATTCTCTGTAATGCTGTGGAAATCTTATCTCAGTTTGTCCGAGGCCGAAGGAAACTCAGAAGCTGTTAAAGAAGCAGCAATGGCAAAAGGTATTGAACTCCAGTAA
- the LOC107015777 gene encoding histone H4 — translation MSGRGKGGKGLGKGGAKRHRKVLRDNIQGITKPAIRRLARRGGVKRISGLIYEETRGVLKIFLENVIRDSVTYTEHARRKTVTAMDVVYALKRQGRTLYGFGG, via the coding sequence atgtcTGGCCGTGGAAAGGGTGGCAAAGGATTAGGGAAGGGCGGAGCAAAACGTCATCGTAAGGTGCTTCGTGACAACATCCAGGGAATCACCAAGCCTGCTATTAGGAGGTTGGCGAGAAGAGGTGGAGTGAAGAGAATCAGTGGGTTGATTTATGAAGAGACAAGAGGTGTTCTTAAGATCTTTTTGGAGAATGTGATTCGTGATTCTGTTACCTACACAGAACATGCTAGGAGGAAGACTGTTACTGCTATGGATGTTGTTTATGCTTTGAAGAGACAAGGAAGAACTCTCTATGGGTTCGGTGGTTAA
- the LOC107018384 gene encoding UDP-glucuronic acid decarboxylase 6-like: MASNGENNASAKPPPEPSPLRKAKFFQANMRILVTGGAGFIGSHLVDRLMQNEKNEVIVVDNYFTGSKDNLKQWFGHPRFELIRHDVTEPLLIEVDQIYHLACPASPIFYKYNPVKTIKTNVIGTLNMLGLAKRVGARILLTSTSEVYGDPLIHPQDESYWGNVNPIGVRSCYDEGKRVAETLMFDYHRQHGIEIRIARIFNTYGPRMNIDDGRVVSNFIAQAIRDEPLTVQLPGTQTRSFCYVSDMVDGLIRLMEGDNTGPINIGNPGEFTMLELAENVKELINPDVQIITVENTPDDPRQRKPDITKAKSLLGWEPTIKLSDGIPLMEDDFRSRLGISRKK; this comes from the exons ATGGCTTCCAATGGAGAAAACAATGCTTCTGCAAAACCTCCTCCAGAACCATCGCCGTTGCGCAAAGCAAAATTTTTCCAG GCTAACATGAGAATTTTGGTGACGGGTGGTGCTGGATTTATTGGCTCTCACCTCGTTGACAGACTGATGCAAAATGAGAAGAATGAG GTGATTGTTGTGGATAACTACTTCACTGGATCAAAGGATAACCTAAAGCAATGGTTTGGCCATCCAAGATTTGAGTTAATCCGTCATG ATGTTACTGAGCCGTTATTGATTGAAGTTGACCAAATTTATCATCTTGCTTGCCCTGCTTCCCCAATCTTTTACAAGTACAATCCTGTTAAG ACAATTAAGACAAATGTCATTGGCACTTTGAATATGTTGGGACTTGCCAAGAGAGTTGGGGCAAG GATTTTACTGACATCAACCTCCGAGGTTTATGGAGACCCACTTATTCACCCTCAAGATGAGAGCTACTGGGGAAATGTTAACCCAATTG GAGTTAGGAGTTGTTACGATGAGGGGAAAAGAGTGGCTGAGACTTTGATGTTTGATTATCACAGGCAGCATGGAATCG AAATACGAATTGCTAGAATCTTCAACACGTACGGTCCACGAATGAACATAGACGATGGCCGTGTTGTCAGCAATTTCATTGCCCAGGCAATTCG TGATGAACCCTTGACTGTTCAGCTACCAGGAACACAAACTCGCAGCTTTTGTTATGTTTCCGACATG GTTGATGGTCTTATTCGTCTGATGGAGGGAGATAATACTGGACCAATTAACATCGGGAATCCAG GTGAATTCACAATGCTTGAACTTGCTGAGAATGTGAAAGAG CTCATCAATCCAGATGTGCAGATTATTACAGTGGAAAATACACCAGATGATCCTCGCCAGAGAAAGCCGGACATCACAAAGGCAAAATCACTACTCGGATGGGAACCAACGATCAAATTGAGCGATGGTATTCCCCTTATGGAGGACGATTTCCGTAGCAGGCTCGGTATCTCCAGAAAGAAATGA